In Setaria viridis chromosome 5, Setaria_viridis_v4.0, whole genome shotgun sequence, the genomic stretch ATGGTCACGAGGACCAGTCCGCCGGTGATGGTGATGATGTTGAACACGATCTCCAGCCACTCCGTCGTGCTCTCCAGGTTCCCGAACGTGCTGATCAGCGCCACCCAGCAGCGGAACAGTGCAAAAGAATTCACACGATCAGTGACCAGCCCAAGTTACTCATCAAACCATAAATAAACCCATAATGAATGCGCATTCAATTATGAACAGGTAATCTGCAACTTCAACAGCGATTTCACCTGAGAGTCATTAAGCCCCAGAATATCGGGAGCAGGATCCTCTCGACCCTGCTGGGGTTGGCCACCAGCATGACCGTCCACTTGTACGCCCCGTACTGGTAGTGGTCACCGCTATCGAGGCACGTGCCCCTGGCGGTGGCGTTGCCGGCCCAGGCGAGCCtgcctggcgccgccgccgcggtggcgccgccgtaGTAGAGCGGATCCGCGCACGCGAGCGCCCAGGGCGCGCACCCGCTCCCGCCCTGGGCGCACTGCTCCCTGAGGCACTTGGTGGCCCGCTGCGCACCGAGCAGGTACCAGCACGCGCCCACCGCCTGCAATCAGGAATGGCGTGACTTCGCTATCACAGAATCATGGCGTCGCAGCCTCGCAGGCGTCGTTATTTGCCGAGGCCGTTCCTGGTAAGATGCCCCTGCGTGCACGACAACGCGTGCTTCGCCAGTTTTGCCCTGTGTTTCCGTCCAACATAATGCGGTAGTTGGGCAAACGGATATGATGCTATCGTATCGAGTTCCACGCCCCGACAAGGCGACAAGTTTACCGAAACGTCTAAAGCACATCAGTGTGCACGAAGAAGATGGTAAAGGAGACAAGCCGGACTCACATGAGCGGCGACGAAGTAGGCCATGAGGTTGAGCGCGATCCCCCACCAGATGGTGCCGAAGACGTAGCCGGAGGCGTCCTGCATCCGGCGCAGGACGCGGACGGAGTGGTAGATCTTGGGCAGGTACTCGAACAGGAACGCCACCAGCAGCACCGTCATGACGGCCGTCGTCGACCCGGCGCGTatcatcgccggcgccgccacccagACGACTACCTGCGAGCGTACGAAATGCATTGTCACGCTATATGGGCCTATGGCTGACATGGTACCACACTACCACTGAAGAAATGACGAGGCGCCCACACTCCACAGGGTTTTCAGTGGGGTTGGACCGTTGGAGCAGTACAGATCGTTCGAGCCTCACCGGAAAGCAGTTTAAATCTGCATTGATTGATAGAACGACACGCCGCATGACGCCATGAACCATGGTCCCGGTCTGCAACGACACGCCGATGAGCGAAACCGTCTTCGTACGTGGCGTGGATCGCTGACGCTGCTTGATCCTTTCTAAAACTAGAACCTCAGGGAATCGGCACCCCAATCGATCGCAGGCCCAGCACGTTGGTGGGTGCAGGGTGCCAGAACGAAGAAGGCAGGCTGGGGGCCTCATGGACCATGGCCGTGCGGCGGTGGGACGTGTGGCTGGTGCTCGGAGCAGTAGTGGATCACGTGCAGCTATCAGCTCGGCAGAACGCGGAAGGGAAGAAGAACGCGAGGCCGCATGCGGCCACGGTATGGAAGTATCAGTACGAACGTCGATGTCTCAAAATTCTCCGGTTTTTTGGACAAGCGTTCAAATCTGTCACTATGCTCTACAGACCCATCGCCTACCAACGCAATTCATGCTAAATTGTTTTTTGTGCCCAGCAGAGCCAGATGGAACTAGCATTTCAAAGAGTGCACGAGAATCATGCTCGGATACGGACAAGGCGCGCGCACCTGCATCACCGGGAGGATGACGAACACGTCCAAGAGGATCCCTTTCTTGGACCTGGCCCGTcctggcacggcggcggcgccgtcgcgccccggccgcgccgcctcctcgtccgcgtcctcccgcgccggcggcggcagcggcggggcgcgcgcgtcCCGGAGCCGCAGCAGCAGGTTCCAGGCGTGCATGGCGTCCGGCGCGCACCGGAGCGCGGTGACCGCGGCGGCGAACCAGCCGTCGAGGAAGACGCACATGAGCGGCGCGCTGAGGCACACGGCGTACAGGAAGAGCGGGTCGACCACGAGACCCGCCGCGCAGGCCAGCAGGTACGCGCGGTCCCACCCCCACCCCGCCCGCGGGtggtccagcgccgccgcccacgccccgcgccggcgctgCTTGCCGCCTCCCGGCgatgtcgccgccgtcgccggcctaATCTCGTCTCGTTCCACTCctctccgcg encodes the following:
- the LOC117855269 gene encoding cyclic nucleotide-gated ion channel 4, which gives rise to MLAGELSAHPTSSSSSPHGAPPRRGVERDEIRPATAATSPGGGKQRRRGAWAAALDHPRAGWGWDRAYLLACAAGLVVDPLFLYAVCLSAPLMCVFLDGWFAAAVTALRCAPDAMHAWNLLLRLRDARAPPLPPPAREDADEEAARPGRDGAAAVPGRARSKKGILLDVFVILPVMQVVVWVAAPAMIRAGSTTAVMTVLLVAFLFEYLPKIYHSVRVLRRMQDASGYVFGTIWWGIALNLMAYFVAAHAVGACWYLLGAQRATKCLREQCAQGGSGCAPWALACADPLYYGGATAAAAPGRLAWAGNATARGTCLDSGDHYQYGAYKWTVMLVANPSRVERILLPIFWGLMTLSTFGNLESTTEWLEIVFNIITITGGLVLVTMLIGNIKVFLNATTSRKQAMHTRLRSVELWMKRKSLPKSFRHRVRQYERQRWAATRGVDECRIVRDLPEGLRRDIKYHLCLDLVRQVPLFQHMDDLVLENICDRVKSLIFPKGEVIVREGDPVRRMLFIVRGHLQSSQALRNGGTSCCTLGPGNFSGDELLSWCLRRPFMERLPASSSTLATLESTEAFGLDAADVKYVTQHFRYTFTNDRVRRSARYYSPGWRTWAAVAVQLAWRRYRHRKTLTSLSFIRPRRPLSRCSSLGEEKLRLYTALLTSPKPNQDDLL